Proteins from a single region of Nocardioides anomalus:
- a CDS encoding glycosyltransferase family protein: METGTHIPSRDSAGAPVLLVTSQGGHLAHLIALRAWWEGRDRLWVAPLTPDVVDRLGGERVVSSFSPTTRNLLNLVRNAALAVRVLRHERPAMVVSAGAGVAVPFFVAAWLMRIPTVFIEVYDRVDTPTMTGRLCGPFTTRRIVQWQSQLAFYPDASLVGPLL; the protein is encoded by the coding sequence ATGGAGACCGGCACCCACATCCCGTCGAGGGACAGCGCCGGTGCGCCGGTGCTCCTCGTGACGTCCCAGGGTGGTCATCTCGCTCACCTCATCGCGCTCCGTGCGTGGTGGGAGGGTCGTGACCGCCTGTGGGTCGCGCCGCTGACGCCGGACGTCGTCGACCGCCTCGGCGGGGAGCGAGTGGTCAGCTCGTTCTCACCCACGACGCGGAACCTGCTGAACCTCGTGCGCAACGCGGCCCTCGCGGTGCGGGTCTTGCGCCACGAGCGCCCGGCGATGGTCGTGAGCGCGGGCGCCGGCGTGGCCGTCCCGTTCTTCGTCGCCGCCTGGCTGATGCGCATCCCCACCGTCTTCATCGAGGTCTACGACCGCGTCGACACCCCGACCATGACCGGTCGGTTGTGCGGGCCCTTCACGACGCGTCGGATCGTCCAGTGGCAGAGTCAGCTCGCCTTCTACCCGGATGCCAGCCTGGTCGGACCGCTGCTGTGA
- a CDS encoding class I SAM-dependent methyltransferase, which yields MSDQRAISHGEKSSSKGARGVSKRLDALSSLTPLRGRRLLDIGCADGTYTRRLAVGFAQVDAVDIEPERLDDFRRAGLGSIRVQEMSADALDFPDETFDVVTAIEVMEHVGDVDAVLREVARVLSPGGRFLVTTPNRWFPFETHKPIINGKRRRPWVAPGLPWIPAVHRKFSDARAFTVTGLSRQASAAGLRMSAHTYIMPPFDASAVGRRIRPVTDWVEGSPLSFFGMALVGVFERPVR from the coding sequence ATGAGCGACCAACGAGCGATCAGCCACGGCGAGAAGTCGTCCAGCAAGGGGGCGCGCGGCGTCAGCAAGCGCCTCGACGCCCTCTCGTCCCTCACTCCACTACGCGGCCGGCGTCTGCTCGACATCGGGTGCGCTGACGGCACGTACACACGCCGACTCGCCGTCGGTTTCGCCCAGGTCGACGCGGTGGACATCGAGCCGGAGCGACTGGACGACTTCCGCCGCGCCGGCCTCGGCAGCATCCGCGTCCAGGAGATGTCTGCCGACGCTCTCGACTTCCCAGACGAGACGTTCGACGTCGTCACCGCGATCGAGGTGATGGAGCACGTCGGCGACGTCGACGCCGTGCTCCGCGAGGTTGCGCGCGTGCTGTCCCCAGGTGGCCGGTTCCTCGTCACCACCCCGAACCGGTGGTTCCCCTTCGAGACGCACAAGCCCATCATCAACGGCAAGCGTCGCCGCCCCTGGGTCGCTCCGGGCCTGCCGTGGATCCCCGCCGTGCACCGCAAGTTCTCCGACGCACGGGCCTTCACCGTGACGGGCCTGTCCCGACAAGCCTCCGCGGCGGGACTCCGGATGTCCGCGCACACCTACATCATGCCGCCGTTCGACGCGTCTGCGGTGGGTCGCCGGATCCGCCCGGTCACCGACTGGGTCGAGGGGTCTCCGCTGTCGTTCTTCGGCATGGCGCTGGTGGGCGTCTTCGAACGCCCGGTCCGGTGA
- a CDS encoding VOC family protein, with amino-acid sequence MASSISHTTIDCGNAYELSEWWKPVLGYVDIDGDPNLPGHEECMIRDPETGHQVLFIEVPDRVRGKNWHFDVRPRERGRDEEVEWLREYGAEVVADHRGKYGPGSGWVTFADPEGNQFCVLRSPAEPAAQEPAQESAQESAQEG; translated from the coding sequence ATGGCTTCCTCGATCTCGCACACGACCATCGACTGCGGCAACGCCTACGAGCTCTCCGAGTGGTGGAAGCCGGTGCTCGGCTACGTCGACATCGACGGCGACCCGAACCTGCCCGGGCACGAGGAGTGCATGATCCGCGACCCGGAGACCGGGCACCAGGTGCTGTTCATCGAGGTGCCGGACCGGGTGCGCGGCAAGAACTGGCACTTCGACGTGCGCCCGCGCGAGCGCGGCCGCGACGAGGAGGTCGAGTGGCTGCGGGAGTACGGCGCGGAGGTGGTCGCCGACCACCGCGGGAAGTACGGACCGGGCAGCGGGTGGGTGACCTTCGCCGACCCGGAGGGCAACCAGTTCTGCGTGCTGCGGTCGCCGGCCGAGCCGGCCGCCCAGGAGCCGGCCCAGGAATCGGCCCAGGAATCGGCCCAGGAGGGCTGA
- a CDS encoding glycosyltransferase — MNGAPLVVALVGTDHHPFDRLVSWMDDAARRRPNVRFVVQHGTTRAPSVAEGRAFLGHDDLQDLLRRADVVVCHGGPGTITDAREAGHRPLCVPRDPAFGEHVDGHQLRFARTVGDAGVVKVVAQAAELATELDLRLTSRTRTGEVESATVARDAARAALAAELDELLRVRPLRRVRLRRAS, encoded by the coding sequence GTGAACGGCGCGCCGCTGGTCGTGGCACTGGTCGGCACCGACCACCACCCCTTCGATCGCCTCGTGTCCTGGATGGACGACGCGGCACGCCGACGGCCGAACGTGCGGTTCGTGGTGCAGCACGGTACGACCCGTGCCCCGTCGGTGGCCGAGGGACGCGCCTTCCTGGGCCACGACGACCTGCAGGACCTGTTGCGGCGGGCTGACGTGGTGGTCTGCCACGGAGGGCCGGGCACGATCACGGACGCCCGGGAGGCGGGTCACCGGCCCCTCTGCGTCCCCCGGGACCCGGCCTTCGGAGAGCACGTCGACGGGCACCAGCTGCGGTTCGCGCGGACGGTCGGCGACGCCGGGGTCGTGAAGGTGGTCGCGCAGGCCGCCGAGCTCGCCACCGAGCTCGACCTCCGGCTGACGTCCCGGACACGGACCGGTGAGGTCGAGAGCGCCACCGTGGCGCGCGATGCCGCCCGGGCTGCGCTCGCCGCGGAGCTCGACGAGCTCCTCCGGGTGCGCCCGCTGCGCCGCGTGCGGCTGCGTCGCGCTTCCTGA
- a CDS encoding glycosyltransferase encodes MAAVTVVYLGGFGRSGSTVVERVLGASRGWTNVGELIDLARYVGPSDELCGCGERFSACPLWSRVGELAFGGWDTAVFSRLVSLQRAAARQRNLPALLTVRRRSSALSELQSAYTAIYQAVAEVTGSGVVVDASKGPAFGQALAGAPELDLRMLNVVRDPRAVAWSWTRTVERPHADAGGSGGALEMWRIPAHRSAAQWSALQVEMAAIAAWGRRPSARLRYEDFVQHPARSTLAAARALGVELSATDLAPIDDRGRVVLEPSHGLSGNPSRFSSGVLELRRDDRWSHQMGRRDRAVVTAMTLPLLRAYGYPTHTSHRTPPVISTAPASSTEEHTVTTPAPTPRTTPALVSVVIPTRGRNALLKQTLASIIDQDYDGPIEIVVVHDREEIDPTLTALSRPERQVRSINNTRTGGLCGARNSGLLESRGAYYASCDDDDLWHPSKVRRQVERLESDPDLLAVGAGIRLLMGEQGDVDWPAREPVVSHERLLHNRVKELHSSTLMMPRAAFDVAGLYDEELPFSYGEDYDWLLRATSAGKVGAVEEVLADIRKDVPSWFRDKSLNTATALEYMLDKHPGFRRRRRGHARILGQIAYARAAGGQRARGLRIAGRALRRYPAAPHAWLALAVAGPGVQPQRMLGLARRLGRGLS; translated from the coding sequence ATGGCAGCCGTCACGGTGGTGTACCTGGGGGGCTTCGGCCGCTCGGGGTCCACGGTGGTCGAGCGAGTGCTCGGCGCCTCCCGGGGGTGGACCAACGTCGGTGAGCTCATCGACCTCGCCCGGTACGTCGGCCCGTCGGACGAGCTCTGCGGTTGCGGTGAGCGGTTCTCGGCGTGCCCGTTGTGGAGCCGGGTCGGCGAGCTGGCCTTCGGCGGGTGGGACACGGCGGTGTTCAGCCGCTTGGTGTCCCTCCAGCGTGCTGCGGCCCGGCAGCGCAACCTGCCGGCCCTGCTGACCGTCCGCCGTCGATCGTCGGCGCTGTCCGAGCTGCAGTCCGCCTACACTGCGATCTACCAGGCGGTGGCCGAGGTGACGGGGAGCGGCGTCGTGGTCGACGCCTCCAAGGGCCCGGCCTTCGGTCAGGCTCTCGCCGGCGCGCCCGAGCTGGACCTCCGCATGCTCAACGTGGTGCGTGACCCCCGCGCCGTGGCGTGGTCCTGGACGCGCACCGTGGAGCGCCCGCACGCCGACGCCGGCGGGTCCGGCGGCGCGCTCGAGATGTGGCGGATCCCGGCCCACCGCTCCGCGGCCCAGTGGAGCGCCCTGCAGGTCGAGATGGCCGCGATCGCGGCGTGGGGCCGCAGGCCCTCGGCGCGGCTGCGCTACGAGGACTTCGTGCAGCACCCCGCCCGCAGCACCCTGGCCGCCGCGAGGGCGCTGGGTGTGGAGCTGTCCGCGACGGACCTCGCCCCGATCGACGACCGGGGACGCGTCGTCCTGGAGCCGAGTCACGGCCTGTCCGGGAACCCGTCCAGGTTCAGCTCGGGCGTGCTCGAGCTGCGTCGCGACGACCGCTGGTCCCACCAGATGGGGCGGCGCGACCGCGCCGTCGTCACCGCGATGACCCTGCCGCTGCTGCGCGCCTACGGCTACCCGACCCACACGTCCCACCGGACGCCGCCGGTGATCAGCACCGCACCCGCGTCCAGCACCGAGGAGCACACCGTGACCACACCAGCACCCACGCCGAGGACGACCCCTGCGCTGGTCAGCGTCGTCATCCCGACCCGTGGCCGCAACGCGCTGCTGAAGCAGACTCTGGCCTCGATCATCGATCAGGACTACGACGGTCCGATCGAGATCGTCGTCGTCCACGACCGCGAGGAGATCGACCCCACGCTCACAGCCCTCTCGCGTCCTGAGCGCCAGGTGCGCTCCATCAACAACACGCGCACGGGCGGCCTCTGCGGGGCTCGCAACAGCGGCCTCCTCGAGTCGCGCGGGGCGTACTACGCGAGCTGCGACGACGACGACCTCTGGCACCCGTCCAAGGTCCGCCGTCAGGTCGAGCGCCTCGAGTCCGACCCCGACCTGCTGGCGGTCGGCGCGGGGATCCGGCTCCTCATGGGAGAGCAGGGTGACGTCGACTGGCCCGCGCGGGAGCCCGTGGTGAGCCACGAGCGACTGCTGCACAACCGGGTCAAGGAGCTGCACAGCTCGACGCTGATGATGCCGCGGGCGGCCTTCGACGTGGCCGGGCTCTACGACGAGGAGCTCCCCTTCAGCTACGGCGAGGACTACGACTGGCTGCTCCGCGCCACTTCCGCGGGCAAGGTGGGGGCGGTGGAGGAGGTCCTCGCCGACATCCGCAAGGACGTGCCCTCCTGGTTCAGGGACAAGTCCCTCAACACGGCGACCGCGCTGGAGTACATGCTCGACAAACACCCTGGTTTCCGCCGCCGACGGCGCGGGCACGCACGGATCCTCGGCCAGATCGCCTACGCACGCGCGGCGGGTGGACAGCGCGCCCGCGGGCTCCGCATCGCCGGGCGCGCCCTGCGCCGCTACCCGGCCGCGCCCCACGCGTGGCTCGCGCTGGCCGTGGCGGGACCCGGCGTGCAGCCGCAGCGCATGCTCGGCCTGGCCCGCCGGCTCGGACGGGGGCTGTCGTGA
- a CDS encoding LamG-like jellyroll fold domain-containing protein, with amino-acid sequence MTAALLAALLLLAAGCGSDDPPREPQPPAEAGPDLDDADLWLSFEPDTAGDVSATYTDAAGGDAVARVVTANGAALEVVEGPDGGAALAFPPLCPDASGCARAMVEVPDSDAIDPADGDFEFGAAVWLAPDQTNGGENIVQKGRFGTEGGQFKLQVDNVEGHPSCAIRGDGMTTPVLAESDVSIADSRWHRVACRRDAGGVTIVVDGEESNQAGATGSVENEWPVRIGAPGVQDGDDQFHGRVDDVYLVIGS; translated from the coding sequence GTGACGGCGGCGCTCCTGGCCGCTCTGCTGCTCCTGGCCGCGGGTTGTGGGTCCGACGACCCGCCGCGCGAGCCCCAGCCCCCGGCGGAGGCAGGCCCGGACCTCGACGACGCAGATCTCTGGCTCTCCTTCGAGCCGGACACGGCCGGTGACGTGAGCGCCACCTACACCGACGCCGCCGGCGGCGACGCGGTGGCCCGAGTGGTGACCGCGAACGGCGCGGCCTTGGAGGTCGTCGAGGGCCCGGACGGCGGTGCGGCCCTTGCCTTCCCGCCACTGTGTCCCGATGCCTCGGGATGCGCACGGGCCATGGTGGAGGTCCCGGACAGCGACGCCATCGACCCGGCGGACGGAGACTTCGAGTTCGGGGCCGCCGTCTGGCTGGCGCCCGACCAGACCAACGGCGGCGAGAACATCGTGCAGAAGGGTCGCTTCGGGACCGAGGGCGGCCAGTTCAAGTTGCAGGTCGACAACGTGGAGGGCCACCCCAGCTGTGCCATCCGCGGTGACGGCATGACCACGCCGGTGCTCGCCGAGTCCGACGTCTCGATCGCAGACTCCCGGTGGCACCGCGTCGCGTGTCGACGCGACGCCGGAGGGGTCACCATCGTGGTGGACGGCGAGGAGTCGAACCAGGCGGGGGCCACCGGCTCGGTCGAGAACGAGTGGCCGGTGCGGATCGGAGCCCCGGGTGTCCAGGACGGTGACGACCAGTTCCACGGTCGGGTCGACGACGTCTACCTCGTCATCGGCAGCTGA
- a CDS encoding sulfotransferase family protein, translating into MSRLPNFLYIGPDKAGSSWLHETLLRHPDVYLTPAKDLYFFDRYYDRGTDWYAEQFRDARGESVVGEVCQDYLFHPQAADRIRATLGPSVRFMVSLRDPVERAWSSYLYAQKHGMWLEPFSDALERRPELLGHGRYATGLERFLEHYPRELVHVAVFDDLGRDPQGFLDAVTDFLDIDPLPLSEEERRAKLTAAKARSVRAANLARRGADWLREHDGARIVGHVKRSPLVHRVLYRPLDRSSVRPEERDVVAVRTALAPEVERLEDRLGLSLREAWGW; encoded by the coding sequence GTGAGCAGGCTGCCCAACTTCTTGTACATCGGGCCGGACAAGGCGGGCTCCTCGTGGCTCCACGAGACGCTCCTGCGCCACCCGGACGTCTACCTCACCCCGGCCAAGGACCTCTACTTCTTCGACCGCTACTACGACCGCGGGACGGACTGGTACGCCGAGCAGTTCCGCGACGCCCGTGGTGAGTCCGTGGTCGGCGAGGTGTGCCAGGACTACCTCTTCCACCCTCAGGCCGCCGACCGGATCCGGGCGACCCTCGGCCCGTCGGTCCGCTTCATGGTCTCGCTGCGCGACCCCGTCGAGCGCGCCTGGTCCTCCTACCTGTACGCCCAGAAGCACGGCATGTGGCTGGAGCCCTTCTCCGACGCCCTTGAGCGCCGCCCGGAGCTGCTCGGCCACGGGCGCTACGCCACCGGGCTCGAGCGCTTCCTCGAGCACTACCCGCGCGAGCTGGTGCACGTGGCCGTCTTCGACGACCTCGGCCGCGACCCGCAGGGCTTCCTCGACGCGGTGACGGACTTCCTCGACATCGACCCGCTGCCGCTCAGTGAAGAGGAACGCCGGGCCAAGCTCACGGCCGCCAAGGCGCGATCCGTCCGCGCCGCGAACCTCGCGCGCCGGGGAGCCGACTGGCTGCGCGAGCACGACGGCGCCCGGATCGTCGGGCACGTCAAGCGGTCCCCTCTGGTGCACCGCGTCCTGTACCGACCCCTCGACCGCAGTTCGGTGCGCCCGGAGGAGCGGGACGTGGTGGCGGTGCGCACCGCACTCGCGCCCGAGGTGGAACGCCTCGAGGACCGGCTCGGGCTGAGTCTCCGCGAGGCGTGGGGCTGGTAA
- the mfd gene encoding transcription-repair coupling factor: MTLSGLSDAVLADPTLDEAIADARGGAVRALDLTGPQAVRPFVVDGLVRAGRTVLAVTATAREAEDLVEELGSLIDPERVALYPSWETLPHERLSPRSDTVGRRLAVLRRLAHPDAAHGALSVVVAPVRSVLQPQVKGLGDLEPVELVPGQSVAMDDVVRRLADAAYSRVDLVERRGEFAVRGGIVDVFPPTEEHPLRVEFWGDDVEEIRSFSVADQRAHEAVDRLWAPPCRELLLTDEVRRRAWELGERHPQLVELTDKISSGIAVEGMESLTPVLVDEMELLVDLLPEQTHVLVLDPERVRRRAHDLVATSEEFLGASWAAAASGGEAPIDLGAASYRELGDVRAHVLAEGQSWWTVSPFGLADDADTLVPDADTAGVPTRTLAMQAADAYRGDVDRAFKELAELHAAGFRCVVVHPGHGPAQRTVEALGERDVPARLVDLLEDAPPADVVTVTCGSLTHGFVDEHNRLVLLTGEDISGQKATSTRDMRKMPARRKRQIDPLELAPGDYVVHEQHGVGRFVEMKQREVGGAVREYLVLEYGASKRGGPADRLYVPADALDQVTRYVGGEQPSLDRLGGADWNKRKGRARKAVREIAAELIKLYAARQATQGYAFGPDTPWQRELEDAFPFTETPDQLTTVDEVKGDMQKVVPMDRLICGDVGYGKTEIAVRAAFKAVQEGKQVAVLVPTTLLVTQHLSTFTERMTGFPVVLRALSRFQSDKEAREVMAGMADGTIDIVVGTHRLLNPDVRFKDLGLIIVDEEQRFGVEHKEQMKRLRTSVDVLAMSATPIPRTLEMAITGIREMSTITTPPEERHPVLTYVGAYEDRQVTAAVRRELLREGQVFYIHNRVQSIEKAAAKIRELVPEARVATAHGQMHEKALEQVMLDFWEKRFDVLVCTTLVESGLDVSNANTMIIERADTLGLSQLHQLRGRVGRSRERAYAYFLYPAEKPLTETAHERLATLAQHSDLGGGMAIAMKDLEIRGAGNLLGGEQSGHIADVGFDLYVRLVGEAVSEFRGDQEPELNEVRIELPVDAHLPHDYIPSERLRLEMYKRLAEVRADDDVDLLLEELKDRYGEPPVEVQSLLLVARFRARARAAGVGEVTLAGKNVRFAPVSLPESRVVRLQRLYPKSIVKAPVETILVPRPHVGGVMGKPLDGIGLLQWAHEVIDAVIDPAPVVAS, from the coding sequence GTGACCCTCTCCGGACTCTCCGACGCCGTCCTCGCCGACCCCACCCTCGACGAGGCGATCGCCGATGCGCGCGGGGGCGCGGTGCGGGCGCTCGACCTCACCGGGCCGCAGGCGGTCCGGCCGTTCGTGGTCGACGGCCTGGTGCGGGCCGGCCGGACGGTGCTGGCTGTGACGGCGACCGCGCGCGAGGCCGAGGACCTGGTCGAGGAGCTGGGGTCGCTCATCGACCCCGAGAGGGTGGCCCTCTACCCGAGCTGGGAGACGCTCCCGCACGAGCGGCTCAGCCCGCGCAGCGACACGGTCGGGCGGCGCCTGGCGGTGCTGCGGCGACTGGCGCACCCGGACGCGGCGCACGGCGCGCTGTCGGTCGTGGTGGCGCCGGTGCGCTCGGTGCTGCAGCCGCAGGTCAAGGGGCTGGGCGACCTCGAGCCGGTCGAGCTGGTGCCGGGCCAGAGCGTGGCCATGGACGACGTGGTCCGGCGACTGGCCGACGCGGCGTACTCCCGGGTCGACCTGGTCGAGCGGCGCGGTGAGTTCGCGGTCCGCGGCGGCATCGTCGACGTCTTCCCGCCGACCGAGGAGCACCCGCTGCGCGTGGAGTTCTGGGGTGACGACGTCGAGGAGATCCGCTCGTTCTCGGTGGCCGACCAGCGCGCGCACGAGGCGGTCGACCGGCTCTGGGCGCCGCCGTGCCGCGAGCTGCTGCTCACCGACGAGGTGCGCCGGCGCGCGTGGGAGCTGGGCGAGCGGCACCCGCAGCTGGTCGAGCTGACCGACAAGATCAGCTCCGGCATCGCGGTCGAGGGCATGGAGTCGCTCACCCCGGTGCTGGTCGACGAGATGGAGCTGCTCGTCGACCTTCTCCCCGAGCAGACCCACGTGCTGGTCCTCGACCCCGAGCGCGTACGCCGCCGCGCGCACGACCTGGTGGCGACCAGCGAGGAGTTCCTCGGCGCCAGCTGGGCGGCCGCGGCGAGTGGCGGCGAGGCCCCGATCGACCTCGGCGCGGCGTCGTACCGCGAGCTCGGCGACGTCCGCGCCCACGTCCTGGCCGAGGGCCAGAGCTGGTGGACGGTCAGCCCGTTCGGCCTGGCCGACGACGCCGACACCCTGGTGCCCGACGCCGACACGGCCGGCGTACCGACCCGCACCCTGGCCATGCAGGCCGCCGACGCCTACCGCGGCGACGTGGACCGGGCGTTCAAGGAGCTCGCCGAGCTGCACGCCGCTGGCTTCCGCTGCGTCGTCGTCCACCCGGGCCACGGCCCGGCCCAGCGCACCGTCGAGGCGCTCGGCGAGCGCGACGTGCCGGCCCGGCTGGTCGACCTGCTCGAGGACGCCCCGCCCGCCGACGTCGTCACCGTCACCTGCGGCTCGCTGACCCACGGCTTCGTCGACGAGCACAACCGGCTGGTCCTGCTCACCGGCGAGGACATCTCCGGCCAGAAGGCCACCTCCACGCGCGACATGCGCAAGATGCCGGCGCGCCGCAAGCGCCAGATCGACCCCCTCGAGCTGGCGCCCGGCGACTACGTCGTGCACGAGCAGCACGGCGTCGGCCGCTTCGTGGAGATGAAGCAGCGCGAGGTCGGCGGAGCGGTCCGCGAGTACCTCGTCCTGGAGTACGGCGCCTCCAAGCGCGGCGGACCCGCCGACCGCCTCTACGTCCCGGCCGACGCGCTCGACCAGGTCACGCGCTACGTCGGCGGCGAGCAGCCGTCGCTGGACCGGCTCGGGGGAGCCGACTGGAACAAGCGCAAGGGCCGCGCCCGCAAGGCCGTGCGCGAGATCGCGGCCGAGCTCATCAAGCTGTACGCCGCGCGCCAGGCCACCCAGGGCTACGCCTTCGGCCCCGACACCCCGTGGCAGCGCGAGCTCGAGGACGCCTTCCCCTTCACCGAGACCCCCGACCAGCTGACCACGGTCGACGAGGTCAAGGGCGACATGCAGAAGGTCGTCCCCATGGACCGCCTCATCTGCGGCGACGTCGGCTACGGCAAGACCGAGATCGCGGTGCGCGCGGCGTTCAAGGCCGTCCAGGAGGGCAAGCAGGTCGCCGTGCTGGTGCCGACCACGCTGCTGGTCACCCAGCACCTGTCGACCTTCACCGAGCGGATGACCGGCTTCCCCGTCGTGCTCCGCGCGCTGAGCCGCTTCCAGTCCGACAAGGAGGCGCGCGAGGTGATGGCCGGCATGGCCGACGGCACCATCGACATCGTCGTCGGCACCCACCGGCTGCTCAACCCGGACGTCCGCTTCAAGGACCTCGGGCTGATCATCGTCGACGAGGAGCAGCGCTTCGGCGTGGAGCACAAGGAGCAGATGAAGCGCCTGCGCACCTCGGTCGACGTCCTGGCCATGAGCGCCACCCCGATTCCCCGCACCCTGGAGATGGCGATCACCGGCATCCGCGAGATGTCCACGATCACCACCCCGCCCGAGGAGCGGCACCCGGTCCTGACCTACGTCGGCGCCTACGAGGACCGCCAGGTCACCGCCGCCGTGCGCCGCGAGCTGCTGCGCGAGGGCCAGGTCTTCTACATCCACAACCGCGTGCAGAGCATCGAGAAGGCCGCGGCCAAGATCCGCGAGCTCGTCCCCGAGGCCCGGGTGGCCACCGCGCACGGCCAGATGCACGAGAAGGCGCTCGAGCAGGTCATGCTCGACTTCTGGGAGAAGCGCTTCGACGTCCTCGTCTGCACCACCCTCGTGGAGTCCGGCCTCGACGTCTCCAACGCCAACACCATGATCATCGAGCGCGCCGACACCCTCGGCCTGTCCCAGCTGCACCAGCTGCGTGGCCGCGTCGGCCGCTCGCGGGAGCGCGCGTACGCCTACTTCCTCTACCCCGCCGAGAAGCCGCTCACCGAGACCGCCCACGAGCGCCTGGCCACCCTGGCCCAGCACTCCGACCTCGGCGGCGGCATGGCCATCGCCATGAAGGACCTCGAGATCCGCGGCGCCGGCAACCTCCTCGGCGGCGAGCAGTCCGGCCACATCGCCGACGTCGGCTTCGACCTCTACGTCCGCCTCGTCGGCGAGGCCGTGAGCGAGTTCCGCGGCGACCAGGAGCCCGAGCTCAACGAGGTCCGCATCGAGCTCCCCGTCGACGCCCACCTCCCGCACGACTACATCCCCAGCGAGCGCCTGCGGCTCGAGATGTACAAGCGCCTCGCCGAGGTCCGCGCCGACGACGACGTCGACCTGCTGCTCGAGGAGCTCAAGGACCGGTACGGCGAGCCGCCCGTCGAGGTGCAGTCGCTGCTCCTCGTCGCGCGGTTCCGGGCCCGCGCCCGGGCCGCCGGCGTCGGGGAGGTCACGCTCGCGGGCAAGAACGTCCGCTTCGCGCCGGTCAGCCTGCCCGAGTCGCGGGTCGTGCGGCTGCAGCGGCTCTACCCGAAGTCGATCGTCAAGGCGCCCGTGGAGACGATCCTCGTGCCGCGGCCGCACGTGGGGGGCGTGATGGGGAAGCCGCTCGACGGGATCGGGTTGCTGCAGTGGGCGCATGAGGTGATCGATGCGGTGATCGATCCGGCTCCTGTCGTTGCGTCGTAG